One genomic segment of Verrucomicrobiota bacterium includes these proteins:
- the thiH gene encoding 2-iminoacetate synthase ThiH translates to MTFAERFRDPNRTLSASAQSFRRLLEPLSNPGLEALAQRAAAITRKHFGRTMRLFAPLYLSNECINNCAYCGFSRDNPILRVTLTVEQVLAEARYLADRGIRNVLLVSGEHPKYVSNGYLASVVAAVRDVIPAVSLEVAPMEVEDYRPLVANGAEGLVVYQETYDRAIYREMHTSGPKRNFDWRLECPERAFAAGFRRLGIGVLFGLGDWRTEAMHLFEHVEFLLRKCWRAQITVSLPRLRPAAGDFHPRTTFSERELVQLVCALRVMLPQVGLVLSTREPGPLRDALMPLGITMMSAGSCTAPGGYTGQGCESLHLTVRGRATAATNVPGKAEAQFAIDDDRSPEEVAATLTRLGLEPVWKDWDPALTLADA, encoded by the coding sequence ATGACGTTTGCCGAACGCTTCCGTGATCCGAACCGCACCTTGTCCGCCAGCGCCCAATCTTTCCGACGCCTTCTGGAACCTTTGTCGAATCCGGGTCTGGAGGCGTTGGCGCAGCGCGCGGCCGCCATCACCCGCAAGCATTTCGGGCGCACGATGCGGTTGTTTGCACCGCTTTACTTGTCCAACGAGTGCATCAACAACTGCGCCTATTGCGGCTTTTCCCGTGACAACCCTATCCTGCGGGTGACCCTGACGGTCGAGCAGGTCCTGGCTGAAGCCCGTTACCTGGCCGATCGGGGCATCCGCAATGTCCTGCTCGTCTCCGGTGAGCACCCCAAGTACGTGTCCAACGGGTACCTGGCCTCCGTGGTGGCCGCGGTCCGGGACGTGATTCCGGCGGTATCCCTCGAAGTGGCGCCGATGGAGGTGGAAGATTACCGCCCCCTGGTGGCCAACGGCGCGGAAGGGCTGGTCGTTTACCAGGAGACTTACGATCGCGCCATCTACCGGGAAATGCATACGTCCGGGCCGAAACGCAATTTCGATTGGCGCCTGGAATGTCCCGAACGCGCGTTTGCCGCCGGGTTCCGGCGGCTGGGGATAGGCGTCCTTTTCGGCTTGGGGGATTGGCGGACGGAAGCGATGCACTTGTTTGAGCACGTGGAATTTCTGCTGCGCAAGTGTTGGCGGGCACAAATCACGGTAAGCTTGCCGCGATTGCGCCCGGCGGCGGGCGACTTTCACCCGAGGACGACGTTTTCAGAACGCGAACTCGTCCAGCTGGTCTGCGCGCTCAGGGTCATGCTCCCGCAAGTCGGTCTGGTTCTCAGCACCCGCGAACCGGGGCCCCTCCGGGATGCGCTGATGCCGTTGGGAATCACGATGATGAGCGCGGGCAGCTGCACGGCGCCGGGAGGCTATACCGGCCAGGGCTGCGAATCGCTCCACCTCACGGTTCGCGGCCGTGCCACGGCCGCCACGAATGTCCCTGGGAAAGCCGAAGCGCAGTTTGCCATCGACGACGATCGCTCGCCTGAAGAGGTCGCCGCCACGTTGACCCGCCTCGGCCTTGAGCCGGTTTGGAAGGATTGGGACCCGGCTCTCACCCTGGCGGACGCATGA
- the thiS gene encoding sulfur carrier protein ThiS produces the protein MKILINGHPSVQSDDLTVGELLARLNLPEKAVLVERNREPVARKDFDGVRLREGDVVEIVQMVAGG, from the coding sequence ATGAAAATTCTGATTAACGGCCACCCTTCGGTTCAGTCCGACGACCTCACCGTCGGCGAACTGCTGGCCAGGCTTAACCTGCCGGAAAAAGCGGTCCTGGTGGAACGTAACCGTGAGCCCGTGGCGCGCAAAGATTTCGACGGGGTCCGTCTTAGGGAAGGCGACGTAGTGGAGATCGTGCAGATGGTGGCCGGCGGCTGA